Below is a genomic region from Fretibacterium sp. OH1220_COT-178.
CGGATATTCGCGGCGGACGGGGCAGTGCCGCGGGGAGCCTGCTTGCCTGCCTCTTTCTGGCACTGCTCCGGAACGGCTTCGTCGTCCTAAACGTATCGGCCCGATATCAGCAGCTTTTGATGGGGCTGATCGTCCTTGCCGCGGTCTCCGTGTCGGAAATCCGTCACGGAAGAAGAACTTAGGGGAGCGGGCTGCGCAGGCGTGGAACATTGTGGAGGGAGGAAAGGAATGAAGGGCATTTCGGTTCTGTCCCTGGGGGTGATGGCGATGGATACGGTGATCTCGGTCTCGGAACTGCCGAGGGCGGACGGTTTCGGCTTCATCGATGCGGAGCGGATGGTCCCGGGCGGAAGCGCCTCCAATACCTCCGTCGCCCTGGTGCAGCTGGGGGCGTCCGTCCGGCAGGCCGGTAAGGTGGGCGATGACCTCATGGGGGGACATCTGGTCCGGTCGCTCACCGATGAGGGGATCGACGTCAGCCGTCTGGTGACTCTCAAGGGCGGAACGACGTTCCATACCTATGTCTTTGCCGCCCCGGGCGGGGAACACTGTATCTTCGCCAACATCGGGGATTGCGTTACGAAGCTGAGTCCCCTGGAGCTTCCGTCCGGACTGTTGGATGGCATCGACGTCTTCTACACGGATTTCTTCGCCCCCGAGGCGGCTCTGTACCTGGCGGAACAGTCGAGGAAAAGGGGGATCAAGGTCGTGTTCAACCTCCAGTGTCCGCCCCTCTTCATGGAAAGGATCGGGGCGTCGCGGGAGGACATCGGGAGGATGATGGCCCTGTCCGACCTCTTTCTGATGGGACGGGCAGGCTATGGAGGGCTTTGTGGAGGCGGCTTGGGAGAGCAGGCGGTTTTTTCGGCCCTCTCCTCTATCTTGGGGCGTTTCGGTCCTGCCGACGGCGTCGTCCTGACCTGCGGGGAGGACGGAGCCTTCTGGTGCGACCGCGAGGGGATGTTGCATGTGAAAGCCTATCCCGTCTCCGTCGCGGATACGACGGGAGCCGGGGATTGTTTCAGTGCCGGCCTGATCTGCGGGTTTTACGGAGAGGGCATGGGCAGGGCGGCCTCGCTGCGTTTTGCGGCCGCAGCTGCGGCCCTGAAGTGTACGCAGCACGGGCCGCGCGTCAGGACCTCCCGGGAGGAGGTCCTCGGGTTTGTCGGAGAATGGGAGCAAAAAGTTTGAATTTTTTCGGAAAACACATCATTTCAAGGAGGTTAGGGTTATGCGCGGAGGAAAACGTTTTTCTGCGTTTGGGATGACGATGGTCCTGGGATTTGCTCTTGTCCAGGGTTCTTTTGTCCCGGCCTGGGCCGCCGATGCCGGTCCGGAAGGAGCGCAGGCGATGCTTGAGGCGGAAAAATCGTTGATGGATGCCCTGAAGCCCCTGCCTGAAAAGGGGATGAATGCGAGGCTGGGGGCCATTGAAAGCACCCTTTCCAACCCTTTCTGGATCACCATGGAGGAGGGGTACCGGGATGCGGCGAAGGAGTATGGAGTGACCATCGATGTCCAGGCCACGGCCACCGAGACGGACCTGGCAGGACAGCTGGACATCCTGAAGCAGATGATCGGGAAGCAATACGATGCCGTGTCCGTCTCTCCGCTTACGGAGCAGAATCTGCTTCTGGGCGTCGTCGAGGCCAACAAGAGCGGGGTGAAAATTGTCACCGTCGGAAACGGCGTGAACAGGGAGGCCCTGGAAAAACTGGGCGGGCGGATAGATGTCCACGTGACGACGGATTTCAGGATGCAGGGTGAGCTGGGGGCCGAGTACATCGTCGGCAGGACCGGTGGCAAGGGTAAGGTTGCGGTCATCGAGGGCATTCCGGGGGCTACTCAGAGCGAGGCGCGGAAGAACGGGGCGGTGGAGGCCTTCAAAAAGGCGGGGATGGAGGTCCTCGCGGTTCAGGCCGCGAACTTCGACCGCCGTCAGGCTTACGATCTGGCCGCCGCTTTGATCGACGCCAATCCGGATCTGGCCGGCATCGCCTGCGGCAACGACGTCATGGCCCTGGGGGCGGTCGAGGCCCTGAAAAGGAAGGGGATGAAGGACAAGGTCGTCGTCGTCGGGGTGGATTTCATCGAGGAGGCGAAAGCATCCATCGAAAGGGGGGAGCTGGATGCGACCGTCGCCATGTCGCCCTACCTTCTGGGGAAGGCGGGGACGATCCTGTCCCTGAAGGCGCTTCGCGGCGACACGTTTGTCGAGGATGTCGTGTGGACCCCCATCAAGCTGGTGGATAAGGCAAACGTCGCCTCCATGGAAGGATGGAGATGAGGGAACGACCTTCGTTGCGTTCGAAAATTCTGGGGAGCCTGATCGGTTCAGCGGCCGGGGATGCAATGGGGGCCGCCACGGAGGCGCGCACCACGGAGCAGATCCTCGAGCGTTTCGGGCACAGGGTGACCGATTTCGAGACTCCGCCGCCGGACACCTTCGCCGCCGGCAGCGTCGCGGGACAGGTGACGGATGACTTCAGCTCCGCCTATTTCATCGTCCGGAGCGTCGTCCGGAACGGGGGCAAGGTGGATGAAAATGAGGTGAAGGCAGCCCTTGTCGAGTGGTCGGAGCACGAGGTGTTCTTCGACCGTTTCGCCGGCCCGACCACGCGGATGGCGATCGAGCGCTTCAAGACGGGAGAGGACCCCTCCTTCCGGGGGATCAACCTCTCCTCCCGGCAGGCGACGAATGGCGCGGCTATGCGGATCGCTCCGATCGGGCTCCTGTTCCCCGGGGCCGTTGACCTTGCCGTCGAAAACGCCTTCCGTGTCGCGCGCCTCACCCACGACAACGTCCTTGCCCTTTCGGGGGCCTGTGCCGTGGCGGCGGCCGTGAACCGGGCCTTGTCGCCCGACGCCGGGCTTTACAGCGTCCTGGAGGCGGGGCTTTATGGAGCCCTCGAGGGAGAGCGGCTCGGCAGGGAACGGTCGCACGACGTGGCCGGTCCCCGGGTTGTCAACAAGCTGGAGCTGGCCCTGGATATCGGCCTGGGCCCGCTCGCGCCTGAGGACAAGGCGGTCGAGATACGGGATCGGATCGGTACGGGACTTCACATTGCCGAGGCGGTCCCTGCGGCTTTCGGCATCCTGGCCTCTCGGCGCGGGGACGCCATGGAGACCTTGATCGACTGCGTCAACATCGGCTACGACACGGATACTCTGGCGACCATCGCGGGAGGCATCGCCGGAGCCCTGTCGGGGGCGGAGGCCTTTCCCCGCCATTTCCTTTCGGTCCTGGAGAGCGTGAACGGTTTTGAGATCGCGTCTCTGGCGGACCGCATTCTCGAACTCGCCCTTCAGGACACCGGCCGTTCAGGGGGGAAGGAGGGGGAGGTGGAATGAGCGTAAACCTGAAGGAGAAGGTGCTGGGGGCCTTTTACGGCGCTGCGATTGGGGACGCGATGGGCGCCGCGACGGAGACCTTGTCGCGCCGCCGTATCGAGGAGGTTTACGGGGGCCGGGTGACGGCATTTCGAAAACCCGCCCCGGAGACGCCCGCCTCCGGCAGAGAGGCGGGACAGATTACGGATGCCTTCGGCATTCCGTGGGCACTGGCTCGGCAGATCGTGCGCCGTGGGGAGGTGGACGCCCGGGCAGGGGTCGATGCTCTTCTTGAGTGGAGCGCAGACGCGGATGTGTTCGAGCGTTTTGCGGGGATGACGACGAAAAAGGTGATCCGCCAGTTGAACGATGCCGCCGGGACGATGAACTATTGGGAGTACGCCGGCAGGCTCGGCAACAAGCTCTTCAAGAGCCACTTCTACGCGCTTTCCTCCAACGGCGCTGCGGTGAAGGCCTTTGTCCCCGGAATACTGAATCCGGGGGACCCCGACCGGGCGATCCGTGAGGCGATGACGATCTGCATGACCTCCCACGACGACCGGATCAGCATCTCGGGAGCCTGTGCCGTCGCCGCCGCGGCAAGCCGGGCTATGGAGGATGGGGCGAGCGTCGAGGATATGGTCGACGCCGCTTTTTACGGAGCCGGGAGGGGCTTGGAGTGGGCCCCGTCCAATGCGATGAGCTATCCGGGGCCCTCCGTACCGAAGCGTATGGAGATGGCGATTCGGCTGGTTATGAAGGGACTGCCTAAGGAGGAGCGGATAGCCCTTCTGGCGGATACCCTGGGCACCGGCCCCGCCATCGCGGAGACGGTCCCTGTGGCTCTCGCCATTCTGGTCTGCAACAGCGGGGAGACCATGCCCTCGATCTTCGATGCGGTGAATGTCGGAGACGAGACCAGTGCCATTGCGACCCTTGCCGGAGCTTTGGCCGGAGCCTTATTGGGAGCGAAGTCGACGCGCGCGGAGGATCGCCGCACGATCCAGGAAAAGAATCCTTTGGATATCGAGGAGACGGGCGCGCGCTTCTGCGAGCTGATCCAAGCGCGAAGCCTGGCGCGTGATGGCGGTGTGGCGCATGAGCTGCAGGAACGATAGGGCTGCTTACGGGCTTTTGCCCGTGTAAGCCGTCCTCCGGATGTCGGATGCCCGATGGATCGTGCGGTTGGGCCTGAATTGCGAGCACCGGCCGAAAGCCGGTGCTCGATATCTCTCCAACTCAACTTTCACGTCTAACATTTAGTCATGAAAAGTTCTGACATTAGCTCGTTGAGCGGAGCCGAATCGTTTCAGAAAATCGCTTGAGCGGACAGTTTCAGCCTTTTCCTCGAGGGAACCGGAAGGGAGGTCGGAAAGACTTCGAGCCTTGCACTCGGCCCTTCCTCCGACAGACACAGCTTCTCCGACACATACGCCACCCACCCCCCACCAAGAGCTCGAAGGCTTCCGGCAACGTGATATCCGCAAGCTCGTCACAAGCACAATGAAACGATTCTCCTCCGCCGAAAGAGAAACATCCGAACTGAGCGGAACCAGATGCTCCTTGTAAAGGGGGCGGACTTTTGACGTCTCCTTCACCATAGCGATGACGTCGAGCTCCAGCTCCTTCGGAGCCAGAATGTTCGCGGGCGTCGAGAACCAGGAATCGAAGAGCACGTAAGACGCCTTCAGTCCCGTGGCGAGTGCGCCGCGGAGCAATTCCGTCATCGCGTCGGGAGCCCTGTCCTGAGAGATCGGAGGGCTTCGAACGGGGTTTTGTGGATGAACGCCGGTTCGAAGAGTTTGCGGAAGATGTCGAGTACCGGAACATCTTCTTCCTTGTAGGCTCCGCTTCTCTTCAGAATAGAACCTGCTTTGAAGGAACGGAAGAAGGACTCGATGATGGAGGATGTCTCGTTCGGGGCAGCGGTGGTTTGTGTTATGCTTTGCGTGGCGTGGACCTCCAGGGGATTGTGTTTTTGGACGATGCAATTTTGCCCAAAAGGCTCCCATGCCGTTTTTTCTGGCTCGTTATTCTGTTTTCACGCTGCAAGATCGCTTTTTCAGCCCTCTTTCCCTGCGAAAGTCGCGAAGAAGAGAAACCGGGCAAAAAATATCCGCCAAAATGCTCTACCGTCAGTGAAGGGCTTTCTCTGCTGTAAAGCAAAAAAAAGGGTTCGGGAGAAAATCCCCTGAACCCTTGCTATTTCTGGAGCCGGCGAACAGATTCGAACTGTTGACCTGCGCATTACGAGTGCGCTGCTCTACCCCTGAGCCACGCCGGCTTCTACGATCCTGCGGAGTCAGACGCAGTCTTTCCGCTACGGCGAAAAATTTTATCAGGTTCTTGAAGCTTTGACAAGCCCCCGCCCCATTTTCAGTAGAGAATGGGAATGTCCGAGGTCCTCTTCCCCGAATTCCCTTCAGGGAAGTCGAAATTGGATTGAGAGGGACCTGTTCCGTCGGAACGGGCGGCGCAAGATGTCGCATCGGGCGCTTTCGGAGCCTGTGCTACGTCCTTCAAGGAGAGGGGCCGAGCTTTGAGGAAGCTCGATCCCGTGAAGGAATCCGAACCGGGTCGAGGGAGCCTCGTGGCGAAGGGCCGTTGTCCTTCTGGAGAAAAAGGGGGCGCAGGTCATTGCCGACGACTTTGGGGCCCCCTTTGGCGATGACGCAAGCTCGAGAGCTTTTTGACCGTTGTTTTCGTTTGAGGTAAAATAAAAAGAGCCGGCGTTTGACGAATCCCTATGTTACGACGATGCGGGGTGCAGGGCGACAATGGCGTCTATCTCGAACACAAGGGGGTTTGGTGAGTTGTCGCCAAAAGGGGTTCATTTTATCGTGGAAGCTTCCGGGTGCGGCGAGGTCATTACGGATGTCGTCAAGTTGCAGGATATTCTGGTGGAGGCGGCGAAACAGGCCAACGCCCAGGTATGGTCCGTTTCCTTCAACCGTTTTCCGCCCAACGGGGTCAGCGGCGTGGTGGTGATCAGCGAGTCGCATCTGTCGGTCCACACCTGGCCCGAGGCCAATTACATGGCCCTCGACATCTACACCTGCGGCGTCAACAGCAAGCCTTTCAAGGCGGTGGAATACGTGCTGAAGATGATCGACGCCAAGCGCAGCCACATAACCGAAATTTCCCGCGGACTGGACGACGACGACCACGTTTTTTACCACTCCTTCATCACCTGGGAGGAGATCCTCAGAAAGAACGGCGACACCGAGAAGGCAAACGCCTGAGAATTTTTTTCCAAATCCTTGTTCTGTGTTGGAGGCCGGTCCGGAGGGACCGGCTTTTTCGTTTTGGGAGAGGACGGTCCTTTTCCCTTTGGCGGGGCCGAGTCCCTTGCGGTAGAATGGGTCCGTGTTCCCATGCCTTAAGGGAGGTTGGCGCAATGGACAAAGGTCTGAGGCGTATTCCCCGCCTTCTCGTCGCAGCAACGCAGAGCGGGTCCGGCAAGACGACGATCGTCAGCGGGCTCTTGGCTGCCCTTCGGCGGAGGGGGCTTCGCATTTGCGGATACAAGGTGGGGCCCGATTACATCGATCCCGGGCATCATCGGCTGGCGGGGGGCTGCCCGGTCTTCAATCTGGACACCTGGCTGACCGACGAACGGACGATGGCCGGCCTGTTCGCTCGGACGTCGGAAGAAGCCGACGTCGCTGTCGTGGAGGGCGTCATGGGCCTGTACGACGGCGGGCGGGGCGGAGTGAGCAGCAGTGCGCAGATCGCGAAGCTTCTGGGCCTCCCCGTGGTCCTGGTGGTCGATGCGCGCTCCATGGGGGAGAGCGCGGCCGCGGTCGCCCTGGGTTTTCGGGAATACGACCGTGAGGTGGATCTTCGGGGCGTCATCCTGAACCGCCTGGGCTCCGAATCCCACGCTACGATGATCCGCGAGGCGCTGGACCGGGTCGGCATTCCCCTCCTTGGAGCACTGAGGCGCGACGAGGCGCTGGTCATGCCCGAACGGCATCTTGGGCTGGTCCCGGCCGGAGAGGGGCTGGACGCCGGCCGCATCGACCGCATCCGCGCTGCGGTCGAGAACGATGTCGATGTCGAGGCCCTGCTTGCGGCCGCGCGCTCGGCGGGGCCGCTTGCCCTGGAGCCCGTCCCTTCCCCCCGCCCCTTCGCGCGGAGGGTCGTCGTTGCGGTGGCTAGGGACGATGCCTTCTCCTTCTACTATCCGGACAGCCTCTCCGCTCTCGAGGACCGTGGGGCGGAGCTGGTCTTCTTCAGCCCGATACGGGACGGGACGCTGCCCGATGCGGATGCCCTGATCCTGGGCGGCGGCTTCCCGGAGGTTTTTGCGCGCGAGCTCTCGGCCAACGCGGCCATGCGTTCTGCCGTGGCGGCGGCGGCGGAGCGGGGGATGCCGATCCTCGCGGAATGCGGAGGATTCATGTACCTGACGCGGTCGATCACGGACTTTCGGGGCGAATCCTTCGAGATGGCGGGAGTCGTTCCCGCACGTTGCCGCATGAACGACCGGCTCCAGACCGTGGGGTATGTGGAGGCCCTCGCCCTGAGGGAGACGGTGCTTTGTTCCGAGGGGACAAAGCTGCGCGGGCACGAGTTCCATTTCTCTTCAGTGGAGCCCGAATCCTCCGGAGACGCGTTCCCCCATGCCTTCTCCCTGGAGAGGAAGCGTACGGGCGTCCGCTGCCCCGGGGGGTACGCGAACGGGGATATTCTGGGCTCCTACCTGCACCTCAACCTGGCGGGCAACCCCTCGGCAGCCGACCATTTCCTGGGGCGCTGCCTTGCCTTCAAGGAACGCCGCACCTTGTAGGCGGGCTCGACGGCCGAGGGAAGAGGTGGGAGGACGTGTCCCTTTGGCGTGGTGCGTTTACACGCTTCGGCCGAGCCCGAGAATTTTCCATTTCCCCCACCCCTTTCTTGACAAGGCCCCTTCCCTGAGCGTAAACTTTTATTGGAGTAAGAAAAAATTATCACGTCATTAAAAAAATCGCAGTCCTGCTTTCCAGGAGGGGGTCAAGGGGCTGTGCTCCGTTTGGGAGGTGTGGCTTTGGCTTCCGAAAGATTGGAGAAAAAAGATCATGTGAGCGTCGCCGAGACCGCATCGGGCGAGCCCACCGGTTCCGATATCGTCGCTTCCTACCTGCCTCTGGTCGACTTTCTGGCGGAGGCCCTGGGTCCGACCGCGGAGATCGTCCTTCACGACCTCCGCCGTGAGGAGCATTCCATGATCGCCATCCGCAACGGGGAGCTGACCGGACGCAGGGTGGGGGACGCCACCGCGACGGAGTCCGCCCTCAGGATGGTGCGCCGGGCCGAGGAGCGAGGCAAGTCCTACATGGCCAATTATTTCGGTCAGCCGGCGGGCGAGAAGATCCTGCGCTCCTCCTCCTATTTCATTCGGGACGAGGACCGGAGCGTCGTGGGGATCCTGGGCATCAACGTCGACCTCACGCAGCTTCTGGCGGCGCGCCAGACGATGGACCGCCTTCTGGCGCTTTCGGAGGCCGATCCTGCCGGAGGCTCTCTGCCTCCCTCCATCGCCTCCCTTTTTCCGGGGCGCCCCGGGGCGGCTTCCTCGCCCGACGGAGCCCTTCCGCCTCCCGAGTCCTCGCGCGACATCGAACACATGGTCTACTCGGTTCTCGACCGGGTGCTGTCCGCCTGCAAGGCGGACCCCGTGCGGCTCACGGCACGGGAGAAGCGCGAGGTGGTGGACGAGCTCAATGCACGGGGGGTCTTCCTG
It encodes:
- a CDS encoding helix-turn-helix transcriptional regulator — translated: MASERLEKKDHVSVAETASGEPTGSDIVASYLPLVDFLAEALGPTAEIVLHDLRREEHSMIAIRNGELTGRRVGDATATESALRMVRRAEERGKSYMANYFGQPAGEKILRSSSYFIRDEDRSVVGILGINVDLTQLLAARQTMDRLLALSEADPAGGSLPPSIASLFPGRPGAASSPDGALPPPESSRDIEHMVYSVLDRVLSACKADPVRLTAREKREVVDELNARGVFLLKGVITEVARRLAVSEQTIYRYLKN
- a CDS encoding ADP-ribosylglycohydrolase family protein, with the translated sequence MSVNLKEKVLGAFYGAAIGDAMGAATETLSRRRIEEVYGGRVTAFRKPAPETPASGREAGQITDAFGIPWALARQIVRRGEVDARAGVDALLEWSADADVFERFAGMTTKKVIRQLNDAAGTMNYWEYAGRLGNKLFKSHFYALSSNGAAVKAFVPGILNPGDPDRAIREAMTICMTSHDDRISISGACAVAAAASRAMEDGASVEDMVDAAFYGAGRGLEWAPSNAMSYPGPSVPKRMEMAIRLVMKGLPKEERIALLADTLGTGPAIAETVPVALAILVCNSGETMPSIFDAVNVGDETSAIATLAGALAGALLGAKSTRAEDRRTIQEKNPLDIEETGARFCELIQARSLARDGGVAHELQER
- a CDS encoding ADP-ribosylglycohydrolase family protein, with the translated sequence MRSKILGSLIGSAAGDAMGAATEARTTEQILERFGHRVTDFETPPPDTFAAGSVAGQVTDDFSSAYFIVRSVVRNGGKVDENEVKAALVEWSEHEVFFDRFAGPTTRMAIERFKTGEDPSFRGINLSSRQATNGAAMRIAPIGLLFPGAVDLAVENAFRVARLTHDNVLALSGACAVAAAVNRALSPDAGLYSVLEAGLYGALEGERLGRERSHDVAGPRVVNKLELALDIGLGPLAPEDKAVEIRDRIGTGLHIAEAVPAAFGILASRRGDAMETLIDCVNIGYDTDTLATIAGGIAGALSGAEAFPRHFLSVLESVNGFEIASLADRILELALQDTGRSGGKEGEVE
- a CDS encoding sugar ABC transporter substrate-binding protein, which codes for MRGGKRFSAFGMTMVLGFALVQGSFVPAWAADAGPEGAQAMLEAEKSLMDALKPLPEKGMNARLGAIESTLSNPFWITMEEGYRDAAKEYGVTIDVQATATETDLAGQLDILKQMIGKQYDAVSVSPLTEQNLLLGVVEANKSGVKIVTVGNGVNREALEKLGGRIDVHVTTDFRMQGELGAEYIVGRTGGKGKVAVIEGIPGATQSEARKNGAVEAFKKAGMEVLAVQAANFDRRQAYDLAAALIDANPDLAGIACGNDVMALGAVEALKRKGMKDKVVVVGVDFIEEAKASIERGELDATVAMSPYLLGKAGTILSLKALRGDTFVEDVVWTPIKLVDKANVASMEGWR
- a CDS encoding carbohydrate kinase family protein produces the protein MKGISVLSLGVMAMDTVISVSELPRADGFGFIDAERMVPGGSASNTSVALVQLGASVRQAGKVGDDLMGGHLVRSLTDEGIDVSRLVTLKGGTTFHTYVFAAPGGEHCIFANIGDCVTKLSPLELPSGLLDGIDVFYTDFFAPEAALYLAEQSRKRGIKVVFNLQCPPLFMERIGASREDIGRMMALSDLFLMGRAGYGGLCGGGLGEQAVFSALSSILGRFGPADGVVLTCGEDGAFWCDREGMLHVKAYPVSVADTTGAGDCFSAGLICGFYGEGMGRAASLRFAAAAAALKCTQHGPRVRTSREEVLGFVGEWEQKV
- the speD gene encoding adenosylmethionine decarboxylase; the encoded protein is MASISNTRGFGELSPKGVHFIVEASGCGEVITDVVKLQDILVEAAKQANAQVWSVSFNRFPPNGVSGVVVISESHLSVHTWPEANYMALDIYTCGVNSKPFKAVEYVLKMIDAKRSHITEISRGLDDDDHVFYHSFITWEEILRKNGDTEKANA
- a CDS encoding cobyrinate a,c-diamide synthase, coding for MDKGLRRIPRLLVAATQSGSGKTTIVSGLLAALRRRGLRICGYKVGPDYIDPGHHRLAGGCPVFNLDTWLTDERTMAGLFARTSEEADVAVVEGVMGLYDGGRGGVSSSAQIAKLLGLPVVLVVDARSMGESAAAVALGFREYDREVDLRGVILNRLGSESHATMIREALDRVGIPLLGALRRDEALVMPERHLGLVPAGEGLDAGRIDRIRAAVENDVDVEALLAAARSAGPLALEPVPSPRPFARRVVVAVARDDAFSFYYPDSLSALEDRGAELVFFSPIRDGTLPDADALILGGGFPEVFARELSANAAMRSAVAAAAERGMPILAECGGFMYLTRSITDFRGESFEMAGVVPARCRMNDRLQTVGYVEALALRETVLCSEGTKLRGHEFHFSSVEPESSGDAFPHAFSLERKRTGVRCPGGYANGDILGSYLHLNLAGNPSAADHFLGRCLAFKERRTL